One part of the Methylobacterium mesophilicum SR1.6/6 genome encodes these proteins:
- a CDS encoding SNF2-related protein has protein sequence MEKNTPWQHMPADSGWQTKLLRAARSPEEYRIYKAALEWDLADPIVIESRKDVKSEAQWRDRVEPFNHQVSNLITFCRRLPVTLLADDVGLGKTISAGLVMSELIARSRLSRALIVCPKLLGPQWKEELETKFEIPAEVATGRDLLSANLDGVGAIITTYNSARLYLEKMPADRFEMLILDEAHKLRNLYGTPEPPKVAQVIRSALAARRFRFVLMLTATPIQNRLWDLYSLVDLLTVARGHENPFGNEGQFARRFIAGDREQARQLKPEAAEAFRSIVYGYMSRVRRGDAKLHFPDRKVQLHRVQPTPAELELIAIVAKGIEKLNRLAQIGILQALTSSPHALSAQLDNMERNGTIAPDFAGAVRAVVRGMTTSAKLDGLGRLITQLKHENPDSWRLVVFTGRRETQTTIQEFLEGHGLTVGIINGTSGARNQETIGRFRANPPGYRVIVSTEAGSEGVNLQVANVLVNYDLPWNPMIVEQRIGRVQRLASQHAHVSILNVTLQGTFEEYIVGRLMEKLQMSTSAIGDIESLLEGSVGGEDGAAGFEERIRELVVAALKGADVKASVAMAEQSIAAAKQALLEEEKRINAMLGDTDGQGYVGPRAPSLPPQTRSMEYQPFALGALGQLGARVTPLANRLFAVEDEGGQEVIRFERDAMSGTRSSLYQPGSPAFSRMVQRMVVSGRYAVRDLDEDPRRGADAAARQWVESFGGTLVGTESAAARRWFEGVILVRVRATVAHDGYERLLEVRCAPRNRAKFSFTRDALAPLPLVLDAASDALGLSVDQVMEAARQDPGIAEFTRFYLERRGQEMASAGQDARKRAKMEEDFTPRLSFVLAGAEGAVLRDVQLRVSYRVGEGGYADELTIVPSSNHISAAPALVSYGTNQQPVPETCLDACAISGQRELRHRLQASELNGRRALPKYVVRCELTNRCLLADEVERSAMTGKIVGRDQLKTSAVSGKHAEAIYFGRCVFSGDDALRSELLTSDLSGKLFREDWAASSAVSGRIGHQDEFVACHETRGLLVPSEGERCSVTGHLVRPGILESCAATGTRALPSELGRCVVTGSRVVKRLLVPSSISGALMLEEKAVRAAHGVYCLPAEAHTCGWSGQFVHPEDVRICALTGIGILYTFATNAAPPRLAPLVALLDGVNRATDRQDVWGMAAAQEAAALRKGKCRIEAGVASPNGLRVAMASEVRTLLGLKSRQAGFVYEPSTNQIQGRVALGKRGTTGWSADDVNQ, from the coding sequence TTGGAAAAGAACACTCCCTGGCAGCACATGCCCGCTGATTCTGGATGGCAGACGAAGCTCCTTCGCGCGGCGCGGTCGCCTGAGGAATACCGGATCTATAAGGCAGCCCTTGAATGGGACCTAGCCGATCCAATCGTGATTGAGTCACGCAAGGACGTGAAGTCGGAAGCGCAGTGGCGTGACCGCGTCGAGCCGTTCAATCATCAAGTCAGCAATTTGATTACTTTTTGCCGCCGCCTGCCTGTCACGCTGCTTGCGGACGATGTTGGGCTGGGCAAGACGATCAGTGCGGGCCTGGTGATGAGCGAGCTCATCGCGCGTTCACGGCTGTCGCGGGCCCTGATCGTCTGCCCCAAACTACTTGGACCACAGTGGAAGGAAGAGCTGGAGACGAAGTTCGAAATTCCGGCCGAGGTCGCAACGGGCCGCGACCTGCTGAGCGCGAACTTGGACGGCGTTGGCGCGATCATCACGACGTACAATTCAGCACGGCTCTACCTGGAGAAAATGCCCGCCGATCGCTTCGAGATGCTGATCCTCGACGAGGCGCACAAGCTACGAAATCTCTACGGCACGCCGGAGCCGCCCAAAGTGGCGCAGGTCATTCGGAGTGCCTTGGCGGCGCGGCGGTTCCGGTTCGTGCTGATGCTGACGGCCACGCCGATCCAGAATCGGCTTTGGGACCTCTATTCGCTAGTCGATCTGCTCACCGTGGCGAGGGGGCACGAGAACCCGTTCGGCAACGAAGGCCAGTTTGCCCGGCGCTTCATCGCAGGTGACCGAGAGCAGGCACGCCAGCTGAAGCCGGAGGCGGCCGAGGCGTTCCGGTCGATCGTCTATGGTTACATGTCTCGGGTGCGGCGCGGCGACGCCAAGCTCCATTTCCCCGACCGCAAGGTGCAGCTGCACCGGGTGCAGCCGACACCAGCCGAGCTCGAACTGATCGCAATCGTCGCCAAGGGTATCGAGAAGCTCAATCGTCTGGCGCAGATCGGCATCCTCCAGGCGCTGACAAGTAGCCCGCACGCGCTCAGCGCCCAGCTCGATAACATGGAGCGCAACGGCACGATTGCGCCCGATTTTGCGGGCGCGGTGCGGGCAGTCGTGCGGGGCATGACGACGAGCGCAAAGCTGGATGGCCTCGGACGATTGATCACCCAACTGAAGCACGAGAATCCGGACAGCTGGCGGCTCGTCGTCTTTACCGGACGGCGGGAGACTCAGACCACCATCCAGGAGTTTCTGGAGGGACACGGCCTGACGGTGGGGATTATCAACGGCACGTCTGGTGCGCGCAACCAGGAGACAATCGGACGCTTCCGCGCCAATCCGCCCGGCTACCGCGTCATCGTCTCGACCGAGGCTGGGTCAGAGGGTGTGAACCTGCAAGTCGCTAACGTGCTGGTGAACTACGACCTACCCTGGAACCCGATGATCGTGGAACAACGCATCGGCCGGGTACAACGTCTCGCGTCCCAGCATGCCCATGTCAGCATTCTGAATGTCACGCTGCAGGGGACTTTCGAGGAGTATATCGTCGGGCGGCTCATGGAGAAGCTGCAGATGTCGACGAGCGCCATAGGCGACATCGAATCTCTGCTGGAAGGCTCCGTAGGGGGCGAGGATGGCGCGGCGGGCTTCGAAGAGCGGATCCGCGAACTTGTGGTGGCAGCGCTCAAGGGCGCGGACGTCAAAGCAAGCGTGGCAATGGCCGAGCAAAGCATCGCGGCGGCTAAGCAGGCGCTCCTCGAGGAAGAAAAGCGCATCAATGCGATGCTCGGGGACACGGACGGCCAGGGCTATGTCGGGCCGCGGGCACCGAGCCTGCCGCCGCAGACACGTTCGATGGAGTACCAGCCCTTTGCTCTTGGCGCTCTGGGCCAGCTCGGCGCGCGGGTCACGCCGTTGGCCAACCGTCTGTTCGCGGTTGAGGATGAGGGCGGCCAGGAAGTGATCCGCTTCGAGCGCGACGCGATGAGCGGGACGCGGTCCTCACTTTACCAGCCGGGGTCGCCTGCTTTCAGCCGGATGGTACAGCGGATGGTGGTCAGCGGCCGCTATGCGGTCCGCGACCTCGACGAGGATCCGCGGCGTGGGGCAGATGCAGCGGCGAGGCAATGGGTCGAAAGCTTCGGGGGGACTCTGGTCGGCACGGAAAGCGCTGCCGCGCGCCGCTGGTTCGAAGGAGTTATCCTGGTTCGTGTACGGGCGACCGTTGCACACGACGGCTACGAGCGGCTGCTCGAGGTGCGTTGTGCACCGCGTAATCGGGCAAAGTTCTCATTTACCCGTGATGCTTTGGCTCCGCTCCCTCTGGTTCTCGACGCAGCCTCCGATGCGTTGGGGCTTAGCGTCGACCAAGTCATGGAGGCGGCCCGTCAGGACCCGGGCATCGCGGAGTTCACGCGCTTCTACCTGGAACGGCGCGGACAGGAGATGGCCTCGGCGGGCCAGGACGCCCGAAAGCGTGCCAAGATGGAGGAGGATTTTACGCCACGCCTGTCATTCGTGCTGGCAGGTGCGGAAGGCGCTGTTCTCCGGGACGTACAGCTACGGGTCAGCTATCGAGTCGGCGAAGGCGGCTACGCGGATGAGCTGACGATCGTCCCATCCTCAAACCACATTTCAGCGGCGCCAGCACTGGTATCATACGGTACTAATCAGCAGCCGGTACCGGAAACTTGCCTTGATGCATGCGCGATCAGCGGGCAGCGGGAGTTGCGGCATCGCTTGCAGGCGTCGGAACTTAATGGCCGTCGGGCGCTGCCAAAGTACGTGGTCCGATGTGAACTGACAAATCGTTGTCTACTGGCCGATGAGGTCGAGCGGTCGGCCATGACTGGCAAAATCGTAGGACGTGACCAGCTTAAAACATCAGCAGTCAGCGGCAAGCATGCAGAAGCCATCTATTTTGGGCGCTGCGTCTTCTCGGGCGACGATGCGTTGCGAAGCGAGCTCCTGACGAGTGATCTGTCAGGCAAGCTGTTCCGGGAGGATTGGGCCGCTTCGTCGGCCGTATCCGGGCGCATTGGCCATCAGGACGAATTCGTGGCGTGCCACGAGACGCGAGGCCTCCTTGTCCCGAGCGAGGGCGAACGGTGCAGCGTGACGGGGCATCTGGTTCGCCCCGGTATCCTGGAGTCCTGCGCAGCCACGGGAACTCGGGCCCTCCCATCGGAGCTTGGCCGCTGCGTCGTTACTGGAAGCCGGGTAGTAAAACGCCTCCTCGTGCCGAGCAGCATATCTGGAGCGCTAATGCTTGAGGAGAAAGCCGTGCGGGCCGCGCATGGAGTATATTGTCTACCTGCCGAAGCCCATACGTGCGGCTGGAGTGGACAATTTGTGCACCCAGAGGATGTCAGGATCTGCGCGCTTACTGGGATCGGGATCCTCTACACGTTCGCAACGAATGCTGCTCCACCGCGCCTCGCGCCACTGGTTGCCCTGCTCGACGGCGTCAACCGTGCCACTGATCGGCAAGATGTCTGGGGCATGGCGGCAGCTCAGGAAGCGGCGGCCCTTCGCAAGGGTAAATGCCGGATTGAAGCCGGTGTTGCGTCACCGAACGGCCTACGAGTCGCCATGGCGTCCGAGGTCCGCACGCTATTAGGCTTGAAGTCGCGCCAAGCAGGATTCGTCTACGAGCCCTCTACCAACCAGATCCAGGGCAGGGTAGCGCTGGGAAAGCGGGGTACCACCGGATGGTCCGCAGATGATGTGAATCAGTAG
- a CDS encoding caspase family protein has translation MSTLLLSLGGAAYPNAARLRHDAFAASSRAIVAILTTGHQPLVRHDNHLDLLDDPRSWPDQLMTMRQWLRGKIAVDESSEPGVRVDNVLVHYVGHGMLKPNSEEHYLSINATDADDRAMTSASLAQLNEILTKNAARQRRIYLLDACFAAASLRDIMSAGRDALEEKVGAIIAPWPESGRGDRGVAALCSADRTSTASAGGERQLTQFTDGLLSVLETGDAALGEAISLRQTHQLLRTVLRGRYGDDAVKPILVAPDDRDGGIAAVPIFPNVAEHIGMLARTALPLAAAANESDLPPSAGRSGGAASADGDVHAPVSARPAGTTDGSTSTGEDAEAFDWSPATADAFSSGMEGALTPDQRFRQVTYRFFRLPHSTKDAIARKINVGDATDAALPDLDRYKAMLARTRDANRVDRLESMISKAEGQ, from the coding sequence GTGAGCACGCTCCTGCTATCGCTGGGTGGCGCGGCCTACCCGAACGCCGCCCGTTTGCGGCACGACGCCTTCGCGGCCAGCAGCCGCGCCATCGTCGCAATCCTCACCACCGGCCACCAGCCGCTCGTCAGGCACGACAACCATCTCGACCTGTTGGACGACCCGCGCTCCTGGCCGGACCAGCTGATGACCATGCGCCAATGGCTGCGCGGCAAGATAGCCGTGGATGAGTCATCCGAACCGGGCGTGAGGGTAGATAACGTGCTGGTCCACTACGTCGGGCACGGCATGCTCAAGCCGAACAGCGAAGAGCACTACTTATCCATCAACGCCACGGACGCCGACGACCGCGCGATGACTAGCGCCTCGCTTGCTCAACTCAACGAGATCCTGACTAAGAACGCCGCCCGGCAGCGACGCATATACCTCCTCGACGCGTGCTTCGCGGCTGCCTCGCTCCGCGACATCATGAGCGCAGGCAGAGACGCGCTAGAGGAGAAGGTGGGCGCGATTATCGCGCCGTGGCCGGAGAGTGGCAGGGGCGACCGCGGCGTCGCAGCGCTCTGCTCGGCGGACCGAACCTCTACCGCAAGCGCCGGCGGCGAACGCCAGCTTACGCAGTTCACGGATGGGTTGCTAAGCGTGCTGGAGACAGGAGACGCTGCCCTCGGCGAAGCGATCTCGCTCCGGCAGACGCACCAGCTGCTTAGAACGGTCCTGCGAGGTCGTTACGGCGACGATGCGGTCAAGCCGATCCTAGTCGCGCCCGACGATAGGGATGGTGGCATCGCGGCTGTCCCGATCTTCCCCAACGTAGCCGAACACATCGGTATGCTGGCGCGGACCGCGCTGCCCCTCGCGGCCGCCGCGAATGAATCAGACCTGCCGCCTTCTGCCGGCCGGTCGGGTGGGGCCGCATCCGCCGACGGCGATGTCCACGCGCCTGTCTCCGCTCGACCGGCGGGCACGACTGATGGCTCGACCAGCACGGGGGAAGACGCCGAAGCGTTCGACTGGAGCCCCGCGACCGCCGACGCCTTCTCATCGGGCATGGAGGGTGCCTTGACCCCAGACCAGCGCTTCCGACAAGTGACATACCGCTTCTTCCGCCTGCCCCATTCAACGAAGGACGCGATCGCGCGAAAGATCAACGTCGGCGACGCGACGGATGCTGCACTACCCGACCTAGACCGCTACAAGGCGATGCTGGCCAGAACGCGGGACGCGAACCGCGTCGACCGGCTGGAGAGCATGATCAGCAAGGCGGAAGGTCAGTGA
- a CDS encoding GTPase-associated system all-helical protein GASH: MEAIKRLGVAYGKLGLSSDAALIGRRGEGVKAAAGALELAGIAPLVQAAFGIGAGEERFAFLTDFSGDPTFDVQLADREALLLAAAVAECEIENESEISPDLALAVVTSACGGLRSVPMNDQLLPVARRYLAQFQGQVAARPKQRAALQLPKTLSATVEAITSNPSSYGGSQPALVAAALNEANKYAEAVSAAALTGHQDLLRHVADLEQEMRTYWWVTGGWSDGSSKPFRQLQLPLAAVCAGKELADKYTGKLGLFAAPALIDLLLERGRPEPIGNVAMQEAVAMTNRNWRKAHFAVPSSGALAPLLPVSTAMGLAAGSDDAEDWKPRFTRATGIEPDAHLPGTEFAVQLYRERLVARALR, encoded by the coding sequence ATGGAGGCCATCAAAAGGCTGGGCGTTGCTTATGGAAAGCTGGGACTGTCCAGCGATGCCGCCCTGATAGGCAGGCGCGGCGAAGGCGTGAAAGCCGCAGCGGGCGCGTTAGAGCTCGCTGGGATCGCGCCCCTAGTCCAGGCTGCCTTCGGCATCGGCGCGGGCGAAGAGCGGTTCGCCTTCCTAACTGACTTCTCGGGCGACCCTACGTTCGACGTGCAACTCGCGGATCGCGAGGCGCTCCTTCTCGCCGCGGCTGTCGCCGAATGCGAGATCGAGAATGAGAGCGAGATCAGCCCCGATCTTGCGCTCGCCGTCGTGACTTCCGCGTGCGGCGGGCTCCGCTCGGTGCCGATGAACGATCAACTGCTCCCCGTCGCGCGCAGGTACCTGGCGCAATTTCAGGGTCAGGTCGCGGCCCGGCCGAAGCAGCGGGCGGCTCTACAATTGCCGAAGACGCTCTCCGCCACGGTGGAGGCGATAACCAGCAACCCAAGCAGCTACGGGGGGAGCCAGCCCGCTCTCGTCGCAGCCGCGCTTAACGAAGCTAACAAATACGCCGAGGCGGTGTCCGCTGCGGCGCTGACGGGTCACCAGGATCTGCTGCGTCATGTCGCCGATCTGGAGCAGGAGATGCGGACCTATTGGTGGGTGACCGGCGGCTGGAGCGACGGGTCCAGCAAGCCGTTCCGCCAGCTCCAGCTTCCGCTCGCCGCCGTCTGCGCCGGCAAGGAGCTCGCGGACAAGTACACCGGCAAGCTGGGCCTGTTCGCCGCGCCCGCGCTGATCGATCTCCTGCTGGAGCGGGGCCGGCCGGAGCCGATAGGCAACGTTGCCATGCAGGAGGCTGTCGCCATGACCAATCGCAACTGGCGCAAGGCCCACTTTGCGGTGCCGTCGTCAGGCGCCCTCGCCCCCCTTCTCCCGGTGAGCACCGCGATGGGCCTGGCGGCCGGGAGCGATGACGCCGAGGACTGGAAGCCGCGCTTCACCCGCGCGACCGGGATAGAGCCGGACGCCCATCTGCCCGGCACCGAGTTCGCGGTCCAGCTTTACCGCGAGCGCCTGGTCGCCCGGGCGCTAAGATGA
- a CDS encoding TRAFAC clade GTPase domain-containing protein, with amino-acid sequence MIIDNPDRFGCRLPGCDGPRSGVCINNLSFDECPDVVELSEHEDAGEQDGAEEPDDTAPQTVDLPGGRSLDAAACDALLRRRGGTVVGIVGPPEVGKTTLISTIYELLHRRRMASFGFAGSETLRAHEERCHLARFSSGVAAADTQRTKVGAGLQFTHLLIATRSGVQDAVFADRSGELFDKVLARPADIDDFVELRRADVIIVLVDLVLLTSSTHLTVSAVRRLFMAMDQRGMLEDRRVLLVGTKADVAVPTPRSRKAARELAAVAEEFARRAGGRFRIDTHVVACRPRRGSTVIGEGLELLLSAVLETPAPRPPVADDSWPLQRSELDQLMRGYRGSRR; translated from the coding sequence ATGATCATCGACAACCCGGACAGGTTCGGCTGCAGGCTGCCCGGCTGCGACGGCCCGCGCTCGGGCGTGTGTATCAATAACCTATCATTCGATGAATGCCCTGACGTCGTTGAGCTGAGCGAGCACGAGGATGCCGGGGAGCAGGATGGGGCAGAAGAGCCTGACGACACCGCCCCGCAGACAGTCGACCTACCCGGCGGCCGAAGCCTCGACGCCGCGGCGTGCGACGCGCTGCTCAGACGCCGGGGCGGGACCGTGGTGGGTATCGTCGGGCCGCCCGAGGTTGGAAAGACGACGCTGATCTCTACAATTTACGAGCTGCTGCACCGTCGCCGTATGGCGAGCTTCGGCTTTGCCGGATCGGAGACGCTTCGGGCACACGAGGAGCGTTGCCACCTCGCCCGATTTTCGTCAGGTGTGGCTGCCGCCGACACACAGCGCACCAAGGTCGGGGCCGGACTGCAATTTACGCACCTGCTCATCGCCACTCGGTCCGGCGTCCAAGACGCTGTGTTCGCCGATCGCTCCGGCGAACTGTTCGACAAGGTCCTCGCCCGTCCCGCAGACATCGACGACTTCGTCGAACTCCGCCGGGCGGACGTGATCATCGTCCTCGTCGACCTTGTCCTGCTCACGTCCAGCACGCACCTCACCGTGTCGGCGGTACGACGCCTGTTTATGGCCATGGATCAGCGCGGCATGCTGGAGGATCGACGGGTGCTGCTCGTCGGCACCAAGGCCGACGTCGCAGTGCCGACACCCCGGAGCAGGAAGGCGGCGCGCGAACTGGCCGCGGTGGCAGAGGAGTTCGCGCGCCGCGCGGGCGGGCGCTTCCGCATAGACACGCACGTCGTCGCTTGCCGGCCCCGCAGGGGATCGACGGTGATTGGGGAGGGTCTAGAGCTGCTGCTCTCGGCCGTCCTGGAAACGCCGGCCCCTCGCCCGCCCGTCGCCGACGACTCCTGGCCGCTGCAGCGCTCAGAGCTCGACCAGCTGATGCGCGGCTACCGCGGGTCGCGGCGATGA
- a CDS encoding SMP-30/gluconolactonase/LRE family protein, with product MTRLLIPALLLAGCLASSARAADAQAGPDALEPVLHSDSLVFNGITRAKDGRVFSPFQRQSKGKGIELGEWRDGKPVAFPDEAWNAWKQGDDPAKAFVAVNAIRIGPEGDLWVVDKGAPGMGEAPLPGGPKLVQIDLATNTVRKVYPLQAATTDRSFIDDFRFNGRNVYLTDAGQPGLLVLDLDTGGLRRVLDGHWSTIAQRPLTGQGRVLRDDKGKLLFIHADQLEVSPDGKTFYYQACTGPLYSIETRYLDDANLSDAERAKHVTLFAATVATGGTAIDADGTIYASDTDGLRILKILPDGTMSTLVEDPRLVWVDAMWIDEQGGLWIPAAQMNRTPTMNGGEASAVKFPTTIYRMQIGAKPLRN from the coding sequence ATGACCCGTCTCTTGATCCCCGCCCTCCTGCTCGCAGGGTGCTTGGCGTCGTCCGCACGGGCGGCCGACGCTCAGGCCGGGCCAGACGCGCTCGAGCCCGTGCTGCACTCGGACAGCTTGGTCTTCAACGGCATCACCCGCGCGAAGGACGGCCGGGTGTTCTCGCCGTTCCAGCGCCAGTCGAAGGGCAAGGGGATCGAACTCGGCGAGTGGCGCGACGGCAAGCCCGTCGCCTTCCCCGATGAGGCGTGGAACGCGTGGAAGCAGGGCGATGACCCGGCCAAGGCCTTCGTGGCGGTCAACGCCATCCGCATCGGGCCGGAGGGCGATCTCTGGGTCGTCGACAAGGGCGCGCCCGGCATGGGCGAGGCGCCGCTTCCCGGCGGCCCCAAGCTGGTGCAGATCGATCTGGCCACCAACACCGTGCGCAAGGTCTACCCGCTGCAGGCGGCGACCACCGACCGTAGCTTCATCGACGATTTCCGCTTCAACGGCCGCAACGTCTACCTGACGGATGCCGGCCAGCCCGGGCTGCTCGTGCTCGACCTGGACACCGGCGGCCTACGGCGGGTGCTCGATGGACACTGGTCGACCATCGCGCAGCGGCCGCTCACCGGCCAGGGCCGGGTGCTCCGGGACGACAAGGGCAAGCTCCTGTTCATCCACGCCGACCAGCTGGAAGTCTCCCCCGACGGCAAGACGTTCTACTATCAGGCCTGCACCGGCCCGCTCTACAGCATCGAGACGCGCTATCTGGATGACGCGAACCTGAGCGACGCGGAGCGGGCCAAGCACGTGACGCTGTTCGCCGCCACCGTGGCCACCGGCGGAACCGCGATCGACGCGGACGGGACGATCTACGCGAGCGACACGGACGGTCTGCGCATCCTCAAGATCTTGCCGGATGGGACGATGAGCACGCTCGTGGAGGACCCGCGGCTGGTCTGGGTCGACGCGATGTGGATCGACGAGCAGGGCGGCCTGTGGATCCCCGCGGCGCAGATGAACCGCACGCCGACGATGAACGGCGGCGAAGCGTCGGCGGTGAAATTCCCGACCACGATCTACCGGATGCAGATCGGGGCGAAGCCGCTGCGCAACTGA
- a CDS encoding ATP-binding protein — MRPGRSVAGRIALVVTGAVTAALIVAAGLSVWRELDRFTEDQREALNTIAQVFAFGSAKAAASGDEEAMNATLRAIGKLPLIVYGAVEGRDGTILAEQGLGLRLNRDTALDAQDISPWSILGTRTLRGEATIMDNGVPIGRVVLIRETPLVVGRVLDAAENAGLAALLAVAIGIGVSLQLQRSVMRPLALLAGTMDAVRLRHDYTRRAPVTSDDEVGRLARTFNDLLSAVNERDDQLAAHSAHLEAEVKARTIDLTEAKHAAEAANAAKSTFLATMSHEIRTPMNGVLVMAELLAGSDLPPRQRRYADVIARSGRSLLAIINDILDFAKVEAGKLDLERVPVSPVEVADTVVALFAERARSAGLGLTAQIAPEVPRAILGDPVRLGQVASNFVSNALKFTAAGEVTLRMEIDPADGFLVLSVTDTGIGIPQDKLGAIFSAFSQADQSTTRRFGGTGLGLSIAQRIVEAMGGSVGVDSEVGAGSTFFARWPVEAVEPVPVHASKPAPSLPRFPGARVLVADDSAVNREVAVEALARCGVTDVVTVEDGLAAAEASAARPFDIVLMDGSMPVMDGFTAARTIRQHELRMGRRRTPIVALTAHVLADAAEAAQAADMDGILPKPFTLAQLAHLLQQHVAGEAPNPVEPSEPQADPDALLDGDVIDGLLSLGDGAFLARVVDLYRQQAPVALSALRDAVAAADQPAIARAAHSLKSMSANIGALVLVGRLKPIEMAARDGAFVGSLGDCDALDPVLDATILLLDQRTAQVRAAA, encoded by the coding sequence GTGAGGCCGGGCCGCTCCGTCGCGGGCCGGATCGCCCTGGTCGTCACGGGCGCCGTCACGGCGGCCCTGATCGTCGCCGCCGGCCTGTCGGTCTGGCGCGAGCTCGACCGCTTCACCGAGGATCAGCGCGAGGCGCTCAACACGATCGCCCAGGTCTTCGCCTTCGGGAGCGCGAAGGCCGCCGCGTCGGGCGACGAGGAGGCGATGAACGCCACGCTCCGGGCCATCGGCAAATTGCCGCTGATCGTCTACGGCGCCGTCGAGGGGCGGGACGGCACGATCCTGGCCGAGCAGGGCCTGGGCCTGCGCCTCAACCGGGACACGGCCCTCGACGCGCAGGACATATCGCCGTGGAGCATCCTCGGAACCCGCACCCTGCGGGGCGAGGCGACGATCATGGACAACGGCGTCCCGATCGGCCGCGTGGTGCTCATCCGCGAGACCCCGCTCGTCGTCGGCCGCGTGCTGGACGCCGCGGAGAACGCGGGACTCGCGGCGCTGCTCGCCGTCGCCATCGGGATCGGCGTGTCCCTGCAGTTGCAGCGGAGCGTGATGCGACCCCTGGCGCTGCTGGCGGGGACCATGGACGCCGTGCGCCTACGCCACGACTACACGCGGCGCGCGCCCGTGACGAGCGACGACGAGGTCGGCCGGCTCGCGCGGACCTTCAACGATCTCCTCTCGGCCGTGAACGAGCGCGACGATCAGCTCGCCGCCCACAGCGCGCATCTCGAGGCGGAGGTGAAGGCCAGGACGATCGACCTGACCGAGGCCAAGCACGCGGCCGAAGCCGCCAACGCGGCGAAATCCACCTTCCTGGCGACGATGAGCCACGAGATCCGCACGCCGATGAACGGCGTGCTCGTGATGGCCGAGCTGCTCGCGGGTTCGGACCTGCCGCCGCGCCAGCGCCGCTACGCGGACGTGATCGCGCGATCCGGTAGATCGCTGCTGGCGATTATCAACGACATCCTCGACTTCGCGAAGGTCGAAGCCGGCAAGCTCGACCTCGAGCGGGTGCCGGTCAGCCCCGTCGAAGTGGCGGACACGGTCGTCGCGCTCTTCGCCGAACGCGCCCGATCGGCTGGGCTCGGCCTGACGGCGCAGATCGCCCCGGAGGTGCCGCGGGCCATCCTCGGAGACCCCGTGCGCCTCGGTCAGGTCGCGAGCAACTTCGTCTCCAACGCGCTGAAATTCACCGCGGCGGGCGAGGTCACGCTGCGCATGGAGATCGACCCCGCCGACGGGTTCCTCGTCCTCTCCGTGACCGACACCGGCATCGGCATTCCGCAGGACAAGCTCGGCGCGATCTTTTCGGCCTTCTCCCAGGCAGATCAGTCGACGACGCGGCGCTTCGGCGGTACCGGGCTCGGCCTCTCCATCGCCCAACGCATCGTGGAGGCCATGGGGGGCAGCGTCGGCGTCGACAGCGAGGTGGGCGCAGGCTCGACCTTCTTCGCCCGCTGGCCCGTCGAGGCGGTCGAGCCTGTCCCCGTGCACGCGAGCAAGCCGGCCCCGTCCCTGCCGCGCTTTCCCGGCGCGCGCGTGCTCGTGGCCGACGACAGCGCCGTCAATCGCGAGGTGGCCGTGGAGGCCCTGGCCCGGTGCGGTGTCACCGATGTCGTGACCGTCGAGGACGGGCTCGCCGCGGCCGAGGCCAGTGCGGCCCGTCCGTTCGACATCGTCCTGATGGACGGCAGCATGCCGGTGATGGACGGGTTCACCGCGGCCAGGACCATCCGCCAGCACGAGCTGCGGATGGGCAGACGGCGCACGCCGATCGTCGCGCTCACCGCCCACGTGCTGGCCGACGCGGCCGAGGCCGCGCAGGCCGCCGACATGGACGGCATCCTGCCCAAGCCCTTCACCCTGGCGCAGCTCGCGCACCTGCTTCAACAGCATGTCGCGGGTGAGGCGCCCAACCCGGTCGAGCCGTCCGAGCCGCAGGCCGACCCGGACGCGCTGCTGGACGGCGACGTCATCGACGGCCTGCTGAGCCTCGGGGACGGCGCCTTCCTGGCCCGCGTCGTCGATCTCTACCGCCAGCAGGCACCCGTCGCCCTGTCGGCCCTGCGGGACGCCGTCGCGGCGGCGGACCAGCCCGCCATCGCCCGGGCCGCTCACAGCCTGAAATCCATGAGCGCCAATATCGGAGCCCTGGTCCTTGTCGGGCGCCTGAAGCCGATCGAGATGGCGGCGCGCGACGGTGCCTTCGTCGGAAGTCTCGGCGATTGCGACGCTCTGGACCCCGTGCTCGACGCGACCATCCTCCTCCTCGATCAGCGCACGGCACAGGTGCGGGCCGCGGCGTAG